From the genome of Vitis riparia cultivar Riparia Gloire de Montpellier isolate 1030 chromosome 2, EGFV_Vit.rip_1.0, whole genome shotgun sequence, one region includes:
- the LOC117929905 gene encoding cytochrome c oxidase subunit 5b-1, mitochondrial-like, whose amino-acid sequence MLIATGQEREELKDALEGRDILDADHPVGPFVGCLGGEGEDEHDVVWFRLEKGKPHECPVCSQYFTLEVIGPGGSPPHWDGDDDHHN is encoded by the exons ATGCTTATTGCGACCGGGCAGGAGCGTGAAGAACTTAAAGATGCGCTTGAAGGAAGGGACATTCTGGATGCAGACCATCCTGTTGGTCCATTTG TTGGGTGCCTTGGAGGTGAAGGCGAGGATGAGCATGATGTTGTTTGGTTTCGGCTGGAGAAAGGCAAGCCACATGAATGCCCTGTGTGCTCACAGTATTTCACGCTGGAAGTCATAGGCCCAGGAGGATCACCACCACATTGGGATGGTGATGATGATCATCATAACTGA